A DNA window from Syngnathus typhle isolate RoL2023-S1 ecotype Sweden linkage group LG2, RoL_Styp_1.0, whole genome shotgun sequence contains the following coding sequences:
- the LOC133170179 gene encoding cyclin-dependent kinase 16-like isoform X1, which translates to MDVPGNPKGCPASGPQVGDPRMVEVRMGEREPPLRMSPFRMLRVLDSCRPPGNRIGIVHENVKMGSDGESDQASGTSSDEVQSPVRVRMRNNNHRRISNEDINKRLSLPADIRLPEGYLEKFAMNSPPFDKPMSRRLRRASLSEIGFGKLETYIKLDKLGEGTYATVFKGRSKLTNNLVALKEIRLEHEEGAPCTAIREVSLLKDLKHANIVTLHDIIHTDKCLTLVFEYLEKDLKQYMDDCGSIMSVHNVKIFLFQLLRGLAYCHRRKVLHRDLKPQNLLINEKGELKLADFGLARAKSVPTKTYSNEVVTLWYRPPDVLLGSTEYSTPIDMWGVGCIFYEMITGRPLFPGSTVEDELHLIFRILGTPTEETWPGISTSEEFKTYNFPKYNAEPLVNHAPRIDNDGHDLLSVLLQFEAKKRVSAEDALRHAYFRTFGEQVQTLADTASIFSIKGIQLQKDPGKRSSVYPESTMAHKLGSAPSQYFQREAANARPQSHNLSSTSTG; encoded by the exons aTGGATGTGCCAGGCAACCCCAAAGGGTGTCCTGCAAGTGGCCCTCAGGTGGGAGACCCTCGGATGGTTGAGGTTAGAatgggagagagagagccacCACTGAGGATGTCACCCTTCCGTATGCTCCGGGTGCTTGACTCATGCCGTCCTCCGGGAAACCGCATTG GTATCGTCCATGAGAATGTGAAGATGGGCTCAGATGGAGAGAGTGACCAGGCTTCTGGAACATCATCCGATGAAGTCCAGAGTCCCGTAAGAGTCCGTATGAGGAACAACAACCATCGACGCATCTCTAATGAG GACATAAACAAACGTCTGTCTCTCCCAGCTGATATCAGGCTACCGGAGGGCTACTTGGAGAAGTTTGCGATGAACAGCCCGCCTTTTGACAAGCCCATGAGCCGCAGGCTACGACGCGCTTCATTG TCTGAAATTGGCTTCGGGAAACTCGAGACCTACATCAAACTTGACAAATTGGGAGAG GGAACATATGCTACCGTTTTTAAGGGACGAAGCAAGTTAACCAACAACTTAGTGGCTCTGAAAGAGATCCGACTGGAGCACGAAGAGGGTGCACCTTGCACAGCCATCAGAGAAG TGTCTCTCCTGAAAGACTTGAAGCACGCCAATATTGTCACTCTCCATGACATTATCCACACTGACAAGTGCCTGACACTCGTGTTTGAGTATctg GAAAAAGATCTGAAGCAGTACATGGACGACTGTGGGAGCATAATGAGTGTACATAACGTCAAG ATCTTCTTATTCCAGCTGCTGCGAGGCCTGGCCTACTGCCATCGAAGGAAGGTTCTCCACAGGGACCTTAAACCCCAGAACCTGCTCATTAATGAGAAAGGAGAACTGAAACTCGCGGACTTTG GTTTGGCCCGGGCCAAGTCTGTCCCTACAAAGACCTACTCAAATGAGGTAGTGACATTGTGGTACCGACCTCCAGATGTGCTTCTAGGCTCCACTGAGTACTCTACGCCCATAGACATGTG GGGTGTGGGCTGCATCTTTTACGAAATGATCACAGGCAGGCCTCTCTTCCCCGGATCCACCGTGGAGGATGAACTTCACCTCATATTCCGCATCCTCG GCACCCCCACAGAAGAGACCTGGCCTGGCATCAGCACCAGTGAAGAGTTTAAGACGTATAATTTTCCGAAATACAACGCGGAGCCGCTTGTTAACCACGCTCCCAG GATAGACAACGACGGTCATGACTTGCTCTCAGTGCTTCTGCAG TTTGAGGCCAAAAAGCGCGTGTCGGCCGAGGATGCTCTCAGACACGCCTATTTCCGAACATTCGGCGAGCAGGTTCAAACCCTGGCTGACA CTGCATCCATCTTCTCCATAAAAGGCATTCAGCTCCAGAAAGACCCAGGGAAGAGATCTTCAGTCTACCCGGAGTCAA CGATGGCCCATAAGCTAGGCTCCGCGCCCTCGCAGTACTTCCAGAGAGAAGCAGCCAATGCCAGGCCTCAGAGTCACAATCTCTCCTCCACTTCCACTGGCTGA
- the LOC133170179 gene encoding cyclin-dependent kinase 17-like isoform X5 gives MDRMKIIKRRLSMSLRSTRPVDDSLSELAEQMALDEPSTTRDNGIVHENVKMGSDGESDQASGTSSDEVQSPVRVRMRNNNHRRISNEDINKRLSLPADIRLPEGYLEKFAMNSPPFDKPMSRRLRRASLSEIGFGKLETYIKLDKLGEGTYATVFKGRSKLTNNLVALKEIRLEHEEGAPCTAIREVSLLKDLKHANIVTLHDIIHTDKCLTLVFEYLEKDLKQYMDDCGSIMSVHNVKIFLFQLLRGLAYCHRRKVLHRDLKPQNLLINEKGELKLADFGLARAKSVPTKTYSNEVVTLWYRPPDVLLGSTEYSTPIDMWGVGCIFYEMITGRPLFPGSTVEDELHLIFRILGTPTEETWPGISTSEEFKTYNFPKYNAEPLVNHAPRIDNDGHDLLSVLLQFEAKKRVSAEDALRHAYFRTFGEQVQTLADTASIFSIKGIQLQKDPGKRSSVYPESTQGKGRRQSVLF, from the exons ATGGATCGGATGAAGATCATCAAACGGAGGCTGTCCATGTCTTTACGCAGTACTCGACCCGTTGATGACTCTCTTTCTGAACTAGCAGAACAGATGGCTTTGGATGAGCCATCAACAACCAGGGATAATG GTATCGTCCATGAGAATGTGAAGATGGGCTCAGATGGAGAGAGTGACCAGGCTTCTGGAACATCATCCGATGAAGTCCAGAGTCCCGTAAGAGTCCGTATGAGGAACAACAACCATCGACGCATCTCTAATGAG GACATAAACAAACGTCTGTCTCTCCCAGCTGATATCAGGCTACCGGAGGGCTACTTGGAGAAGTTTGCGATGAACAGCCCGCCTTTTGACAAGCCCATGAGCCGCAGGCTACGACGCGCTTCATTG TCTGAAATTGGCTTCGGGAAACTCGAGACCTACATCAAACTTGACAAATTGGGAGAG GGAACATATGCTACCGTTTTTAAGGGACGAAGCAAGTTAACCAACAACTTAGTGGCTCTGAAAGAGATCCGACTGGAGCACGAAGAGGGTGCACCTTGCACAGCCATCAGAGAAG TGTCTCTCCTGAAAGACTTGAAGCACGCCAATATTGTCACTCTCCATGACATTATCCACACTGACAAGTGCCTGACACTCGTGTTTGAGTATctg GAAAAAGATCTGAAGCAGTACATGGACGACTGTGGGAGCATAATGAGTGTACATAACGTCAAG ATCTTCTTATTCCAGCTGCTGCGAGGCCTGGCCTACTGCCATCGAAGGAAGGTTCTCCACAGGGACCTTAAACCCCAGAACCTGCTCATTAATGAGAAAGGAGAACTGAAACTCGCGGACTTTG GTTTGGCCCGGGCCAAGTCTGTCCCTACAAAGACCTACTCAAATGAGGTAGTGACATTGTGGTACCGACCTCCAGATGTGCTTCTAGGCTCCACTGAGTACTCTACGCCCATAGACATGTG GGGTGTGGGCTGCATCTTTTACGAAATGATCACAGGCAGGCCTCTCTTCCCCGGATCCACCGTGGAGGATGAACTTCACCTCATATTCCGCATCCTCG GCACCCCCACAGAAGAGACCTGGCCTGGCATCAGCACCAGTGAAGAGTTTAAGACGTATAATTTTCCGAAATACAACGCGGAGCCGCTTGTTAACCACGCTCCCAG GATAGACAACGACGGTCATGACTTGCTCTCAGTGCTTCTGCAG TTTGAGGCCAAAAAGCGCGTGTCGGCCGAGGATGCTCTCAGACACGCCTATTTCCGAACATTCGGCGAGCAGGTTCAAACCCTGGCTGACA CTGCATCCATCTTCTCCATAAAAGGCATTCAGCTCCAGAAAGACCCAGGGAAGAGATCTTCAGTCTACCCGGAGTCAA CTCAGGGGAAGGGCAGACGGCAGAGTGTGTTGTTCTAA
- the LOC133170179 gene encoding cyclin-dependent kinase 17-like isoform X6 produces the protein MRELLELFCIDINKRLSLPADIRLPEGYLEKFAMNSPPFDKPMSRRLRRASLSEIGFGKLETYIKLDKLGEGTYATVFKGRSKLTNNLVALKEIRLEHEEGAPCTAIREVSLLKDLKHANIVTLHDIIHTDKCLTLVFEYLEKDLKQYMDDCGSIMSVHNVKIFLFQLLRGLAYCHRRKVLHRDLKPQNLLINEKGELKLADFGLARAKSVPTKTYSNEVVTLWYRPPDVLLGSTEYSTPIDMWGVGCIFYEMITGRPLFPGSTVEDELHLIFRILGTPTEETWPGISTSEEFKTYNFPKYNAEPLVNHAPRIDNDGHDLLSVLLQFEAKKRVSAEDALRHAYFRTFGEQVQTLADTASIFSIKGIQLQKDPGKRSSVYPESTMAHKLGSAPSQYFQREAANARPQSHNLSSTSTG, from the exons ATGAGGGAGCTACTAGAGCTGTTCTGCATT GACATAAACAAACGTCTGTCTCTCCCAGCTGATATCAGGCTACCGGAGGGCTACTTGGAGAAGTTTGCGATGAACAGCCCGCCTTTTGACAAGCCCATGAGCCGCAGGCTACGACGCGCTTCATTG TCTGAAATTGGCTTCGGGAAACTCGAGACCTACATCAAACTTGACAAATTGGGAGAG GGAACATATGCTACCGTTTTTAAGGGACGAAGCAAGTTAACCAACAACTTAGTGGCTCTGAAAGAGATCCGACTGGAGCACGAAGAGGGTGCACCTTGCACAGCCATCAGAGAAG TGTCTCTCCTGAAAGACTTGAAGCACGCCAATATTGTCACTCTCCATGACATTATCCACACTGACAAGTGCCTGACACTCGTGTTTGAGTATctg GAAAAAGATCTGAAGCAGTACATGGACGACTGTGGGAGCATAATGAGTGTACATAACGTCAAG ATCTTCTTATTCCAGCTGCTGCGAGGCCTGGCCTACTGCCATCGAAGGAAGGTTCTCCACAGGGACCTTAAACCCCAGAACCTGCTCATTAATGAGAAAGGAGAACTGAAACTCGCGGACTTTG GTTTGGCCCGGGCCAAGTCTGTCCCTACAAAGACCTACTCAAATGAGGTAGTGACATTGTGGTACCGACCTCCAGATGTGCTTCTAGGCTCCACTGAGTACTCTACGCCCATAGACATGTG GGGTGTGGGCTGCATCTTTTACGAAATGATCACAGGCAGGCCTCTCTTCCCCGGATCCACCGTGGAGGATGAACTTCACCTCATATTCCGCATCCTCG GCACCCCCACAGAAGAGACCTGGCCTGGCATCAGCACCAGTGAAGAGTTTAAGACGTATAATTTTCCGAAATACAACGCGGAGCCGCTTGTTAACCACGCTCCCAG GATAGACAACGACGGTCATGACTTGCTCTCAGTGCTTCTGCAG TTTGAGGCCAAAAAGCGCGTGTCGGCCGAGGATGCTCTCAGACACGCCTATTTCCGAACATTCGGCGAGCAGGTTCAAACCCTGGCTGACA CTGCATCCATCTTCTCCATAAAAGGCATTCAGCTCCAGAAAGACCCAGGGAAGAGATCTTCAGTCTACCCGGAGTCAA CGATGGCCCATAAGCTAGGCTCCGCGCCCTCGCAGTACTTCCAGAGAGAAGCAGCCAATGCCAGGCCTCAGAGTCACAATCTCTCCTCCACTTCCACTGGCTGA
- the LOC133170179 gene encoding cyclin-dependent kinase 17-like isoform X3, with the protein MDRMKIIKRRLSMSLRSTRPVDDSLSELAEQMALDEPSTTRDNGIVHENVKMGSDGESDQASGTSSDEVQSPVRVRMRNNNHRRISNEDINKRLSLPADIRLPEGYLEKFAMNSPPFDKPMSRRLRRASLSEIGFGKLETYIKLDKLGEGTYATVFKGRSKLTNNLVALKEIRLEHEEGAPCTAIREVSLLKDLKHANIVTLHDIIHTDKCLTLVFEYLEKDLKQYMDDCGSIMSVHNVKIFLFQLLRGLAYCHRRKVLHRDLKPQNLLINEKGELKLADFGLARAKSVPTKTYSNEVVTLWYRPPDVLLGSTEYSTPIDMWGVGCIFYEMITGRPLFPGSTVEDELHLIFRILGTPTEETWPGISTSEEFKTYNFPKYNAEPLVNHAPRIDNDGHDLLSVLLQFEAKKRVSAEDALRHAYFRTFGEQVQTLADTASIFSIKGIQLQKDPGKRSSVYPESTMAHKLGSAPSQYFQREAANARPQSHNLSSTSTG; encoded by the exons ATGGATCGGATGAAGATCATCAAACGGAGGCTGTCCATGTCTTTACGCAGTACTCGACCCGTTGATGACTCTCTTTCTGAACTAGCAGAACAGATGGCTTTGGATGAGCCATCAACAACCAGGGATAATG GTATCGTCCATGAGAATGTGAAGATGGGCTCAGATGGAGAGAGTGACCAGGCTTCTGGAACATCATCCGATGAAGTCCAGAGTCCCGTAAGAGTCCGTATGAGGAACAACAACCATCGACGCATCTCTAATGAG GACATAAACAAACGTCTGTCTCTCCCAGCTGATATCAGGCTACCGGAGGGCTACTTGGAGAAGTTTGCGATGAACAGCCCGCCTTTTGACAAGCCCATGAGCCGCAGGCTACGACGCGCTTCATTG TCTGAAATTGGCTTCGGGAAACTCGAGACCTACATCAAACTTGACAAATTGGGAGAG GGAACATATGCTACCGTTTTTAAGGGACGAAGCAAGTTAACCAACAACTTAGTGGCTCTGAAAGAGATCCGACTGGAGCACGAAGAGGGTGCACCTTGCACAGCCATCAGAGAAG TGTCTCTCCTGAAAGACTTGAAGCACGCCAATATTGTCACTCTCCATGACATTATCCACACTGACAAGTGCCTGACACTCGTGTTTGAGTATctg GAAAAAGATCTGAAGCAGTACATGGACGACTGTGGGAGCATAATGAGTGTACATAACGTCAAG ATCTTCTTATTCCAGCTGCTGCGAGGCCTGGCCTACTGCCATCGAAGGAAGGTTCTCCACAGGGACCTTAAACCCCAGAACCTGCTCATTAATGAGAAAGGAGAACTGAAACTCGCGGACTTTG GTTTGGCCCGGGCCAAGTCTGTCCCTACAAAGACCTACTCAAATGAGGTAGTGACATTGTGGTACCGACCTCCAGATGTGCTTCTAGGCTCCACTGAGTACTCTACGCCCATAGACATGTG GGGTGTGGGCTGCATCTTTTACGAAATGATCACAGGCAGGCCTCTCTTCCCCGGATCCACCGTGGAGGATGAACTTCACCTCATATTCCGCATCCTCG GCACCCCCACAGAAGAGACCTGGCCTGGCATCAGCACCAGTGAAGAGTTTAAGACGTATAATTTTCCGAAATACAACGCGGAGCCGCTTGTTAACCACGCTCCCAG GATAGACAACGACGGTCATGACTTGCTCTCAGTGCTTCTGCAG TTTGAGGCCAAAAAGCGCGTGTCGGCCGAGGATGCTCTCAGACACGCCTATTTCCGAACATTCGGCGAGCAGGTTCAAACCCTGGCTGACA CTGCATCCATCTTCTCCATAAAAGGCATTCAGCTCCAGAAAGACCCAGGGAAGAGATCTTCAGTCTACCCGGAGTCAA CGATGGCCCATAAGCTAGGCTCCGCGCCCTCGCAGTACTTCCAGAGAGAAGCAGCCAATGCCAGGCCTCAGAGTCACAATCTCTCCTCCACTTCCACTGGCTGA
- the LOC133170179 gene encoding cyclin-dependent kinase 17-like isoform X4, which yields MDVPGNPKGCPASGPQVGDPRMVEVRMGEREPPLRMSPFRMLRVLDSCRPPGNRIGIVHENVKMGSDGESDQASGTSSDEVQSPVRVRMRNNNHRRISNEDINKRLSLPADIRLPEGYLEKFAMNSPPFDKPMSRRLRRASLSEIGFGKLETYIKLDKLGEGTYATVFKGRSKLTNNLVALKEIRLEHEEGAPCTAIREVSLLKDLKHANIVTLHDIIHTDKCLTLVFEYLEKDLKQYMDDCGSIMSVHNVKIFLFQLLRGLAYCHRRKVLHRDLKPQNLLINEKGELKLADFGLARAKSVPTKTYSNEVVTLWYRPPDVLLGSTEYSTPIDMWGVGCIFYEMITGRPLFPGSTVEDELHLIFRILGTPTEETWPGISTSEEFKTYNFPKYNAEPLVNHAPRIDNDGHDLLSVLLQFEAKKRVSAEDALRHAYFRTFGEQVQTLADTASIFSIKGIQLQKDPGKRSSVYPESTQGKGRRQSVLF from the exons aTGGATGTGCCAGGCAACCCCAAAGGGTGTCCTGCAAGTGGCCCTCAGGTGGGAGACCCTCGGATGGTTGAGGTTAGAatgggagagagagagccacCACTGAGGATGTCACCCTTCCGTATGCTCCGGGTGCTTGACTCATGCCGTCCTCCGGGAAACCGCATTG GTATCGTCCATGAGAATGTGAAGATGGGCTCAGATGGAGAGAGTGACCAGGCTTCTGGAACATCATCCGATGAAGTCCAGAGTCCCGTAAGAGTCCGTATGAGGAACAACAACCATCGACGCATCTCTAATGAG GACATAAACAAACGTCTGTCTCTCCCAGCTGATATCAGGCTACCGGAGGGCTACTTGGAGAAGTTTGCGATGAACAGCCCGCCTTTTGACAAGCCCATGAGCCGCAGGCTACGACGCGCTTCATTG TCTGAAATTGGCTTCGGGAAACTCGAGACCTACATCAAACTTGACAAATTGGGAGAG GGAACATATGCTACCGTTTTTAAGGGACGAAGCAAGTTAACCAACAACTTAGTGGCTCTGAAAGAGATCCGACTGGAGCACGAAGAGGGTGCACCTTGCACAGCCATCAGAGAAG TGTCTCTCCTGAAAGACTTGAAGCACGCCAATATTGTCACTCTCCATGACATTATCCACACTGACAAGTGCCTGACACTCGTGTTTGAGTATctg GAAAAAGATCTGAAGCAGTACATGGACGACTGTGGGAGCATAATGAGTGTACATAACGTCAAG ATCTTCTTATTCCAGCTGCTGCGAGGCCTGGCCTACTGCCATCGAAGGAAGGTTCTCCACAGGGACCTTAAACCCCAGAACCTGCTCATTAATGAGAAAGGAGAACTGAAACTCGCGGACTTTG GTTTGGCCCGGGCCAAGTCTGTCCCTACAAAGACCTACTCAAATGAGGTAGTGACATTGTGGTACCGACCTCCAGATGTGCTTCTAGGCTCCACTGAGTACTCTACGCCCATAGACATGTG GGGTGTGGGCTGCATCTTTTACGAAATGATCACAGGCAGGCCTCTCTTCCCCGGATCCACCGTGGAGGATGAACTTCACCTCATATTCCGCATCCTCG GCACCCCCACAGAAGAGACCTGGCCTGGCATCAGCACCAGTGAAGAGTTTAAGACGTATAATTTTCCGAAATACAACGCGGAGCCGCTTGTTAACCACGCTCCCAG GATAGACAACGACGGTCATGACTTGCTCTCAGTGCTTCTGCAG TTTGAGGCCAAAAAGCGCGTGTCGGCCGAGGATGCTCTCAGACACGCCTATTTCCGAACATTCGGCGAGCAGGTTCAAACCCTGGCTGACA CTGCATCCATCTTCTCCATAAAAGGCATTCAGCTCCAGAAAGACCCAGGGAAGAGATCTTCAGTCTACCCGGAGTCAA CTCAGGGGAAGGGCAGACGGCAGAGTGTGTTGTTCTAA
- the LOC133170179 gene encoding cyclin-dependent kinase 17-like isoform X2 — MVVSAVHPASHSAPSFLRQYAGHLGRTALRREPGGGLERDRAYLNLHRTGSLGIVHENVKMGSDGESDQASGTSSDEVQSPVRVRMRNNNHRRISNEDINKRLSLPADIRLPEGYLEKFAMNSPPFDKPMSRRLRRASLSEIGFGKLETYIKLDKLGEGTYATVFKGRSKLTNNLVALKEIRLEHEEGAPCTAIREVSLLKDLKHANIVTLHDIIHTDKCLTLVFEYLEKDLKQYMDDCGSIMSVHNVKIFLFQLLRGLAYCHRRKVLHRDLKPQNLLINEKGELKLADFGLARAKSVPTKTYSNEVVTLWYRPPDVLLGSTEYSTPIDMWGVGCIFYEMITGRPLFPGSTVEDELHLIFRILGTPTEETWPGISTSEEFKTYNFPKYNAEPLVNHAPRIDNDGHDLLSVLLQFEAKKRVSAEDALRHAYFRTFGEQVQTLADTASIFSIKGIQLQKDPGKRSSVYPESTMAHKLGSAPSQYFQREAANARPQSHNLSSTSTG, encoded by the exons ATGGTGGTGAGCGCCGTGCATCCTGCCTCCCACAGCGCTCCCTCCTTCCTGCGTCAGTATGCCGGTCATCTTGGCCGCACTGCCCTGCGCAGAGAGccaggtggggggctggaaaGAGACAGAGCCTATCTAAACCTCCACAGGACTGGATCTCTGG GTATCGTCCATGAGAATGTGAAGATGGGCTCAGATGGAGAGAGTGACCAGGCTTCTGGAACATCATCCGATGAAGTCCAGAGTCCCGTAAGAGTCCGTATGAGGAACAACAACCATCGACGCATCTCTAATGAG GACATAAACAAACGTCTGTCTCTCCCAGCTGATATCAGGCTACCGGAGGGCTACTTGGAGAAGTTTGCGATGAACAGCCCGCCTTTTGACAAGCCCATGAGCCGCAGGCTACGACGCGCTTCATTG TCTGAAATTGGCTTCGGGAAACTCGAGACCTACATCAAACTTGACAAATTGGGAGAG GGAACATATGCTACCGTTTTTAAGGGACGAAGCAAGTTAACCAACAACTTAGTGGCTCTGAAAGAGATCCGACTGGAGCACGAAGAGGGTGCACCTTGCACAGCCATCAGAGAAG TGTCTCTCCTGAAAGACTTGAAGCACGCCAATATTGTCACTCTCCATGACATTATCCACACTGACAAGTGCCTGACACTCGTGTTTGAGTATctg GAAAAAGATCTGAAGCAGTACATGGACGACTGTGGGAGCATAATGAGTGTACATAACGTCAAG ATCTTCTTATTCCAGCTGCTGCGAGGCCTGGCCTACTGCCATCGAAGGAAGGTTCTCCACAGGGACCTTAAACCCCAGAACCTGCTCATTAATGAGAAAGGAGAACTGAAACTCGCGGACTTTG GTTTGGCCCGGGCCAAGTCTGTCCCTACAAAGACCTACTCAAATGAGGTAGTGACATTGTGGTACCGACCTCCAGATGTGCTTCTAGGCTCCACTGAGTACTCTACGCCCATAGACATGTG GGGTGTGGGCTGCATCTTTTACGAAATGATCACAGGCAGGCCTCTCTTCCCCGGATCCACCGTGGAGGATGAACTTCACCTCATATTCCGCATCCTCG GCACCCCCACAGAAGAGACCTGGCCTGGCATCAGCACCAGTGAAGAGTTTAAGACGTATAATTTTCCGAAATACAACGCGGAGCCGCTTGTTAACCACGCTCCCAG GATAGACAACGACGGTCATGACTTGCTCTCAGTGCTTCTGCAG TTTGAGGCCAAAAAGCGCGTGTCGGCCGAGGATGCTCTCAGACACGCCTATTTCCGAACATTCGGCGAGCAGGTTCAAACCCTGGCTGACA CTGCATCCATCTTCTCCATAAAAGGCATTCAGCTCCAGAAAGACCCAGGGAAGAGATCTTCAGTCTACCCGGAGTCAA CGATGGCCCATAAGCTAGGCTCCGCGCCCTCGCAGTACTTCCAGAGAGAAGCAGCCAATGCCAGGCCTCAGAGTCACAATCTCTCCTCCACTTCCACTGGCTGA